The Acanthochromis polyacanthus isolate Apoly-LR-REF ecotype Palm Island chromosome 16, KAUST_Apoly_ChrSc, whole genome shotgun sequence genome segment CACACAGTAGGTTCTACCTGTACCATGTCTGGTTCTATCTGTACCATGTCTGGTTCTACCTGTACCATGCCTGGTTCTGCCTGTACCAGGTCTGGTTGTACCTGTACCATGTCTGGTTGTACCTGTACCAGGTCTGGTTGTACCTGTACCATGTCTGGTTGTACCTGTACCATGTCTGGTTGTACCTGTACCATGTCTGGTTGTACCTGTACCAGGTCTGGTTGTACCTGTACCAGGTCTGGTTCTGCCTGTACCAGGTCTGGTTCTGCCTGTACCAGGTCTGGTTTTATCTGTACCAGGTCTGGTTGTACCTGTACCAGGTCTGGTTGTACCTGTACCAGGTCTGGTTCTGCCTGTACCAGGTCTGGTTGTACCTGTACCAGGTCTGGTTGTACCTGTACCATGTCTGGTTGTACCTGTACCAGGTCTGGTTGTACCTGTACCAGGTCTGGTTCTGCCTGTACCAGGTCTGGTTGTACCTGTACCATGTCTGGTTGTACCTGTACCATGTCTGGTTGTACCTGTACCATGTCTGGTTGTACCTGTACCAGGTCTGGTTCTGCCTGTACCAGGTCTGGTTGTACCTGTACCATGTCTGGTTGTACCTGTACCATGTCTGGTTGTACCTGTACCATGTCTGGTTGTACCTGTACCAGGTCTGGTTGTACCTGTACCAGGTCTGGTTCTGCCTGTACCAGGTCTGGTTTTATCTGTACCAGGTCTGGTTGTACCTGTACCAGGTTTGGTTGTACCTGTACCAGGTCTGGTTGTACCTGTACCAGGTCTGGTTTTATCTGTACCATGTCTGGTTGTACCTGTACCATGTCTGGTTGTGCCTGTACCATGTCTGGTTCTGCCTATACCATGTCTGGTTGTACCTGTACCAGGTCTGGTTCTGCCTGTACCAGGTCTGGTTCTGCCTGTACCGTGTCTGGTTCTGCCTGTATCGTGTCTGGTTGTACCTGTACCAGGTCTGGTTGTACCTGTACCAGGTCTGGTTGTACCTGTACCAGGTCTGGTTCTGCCTGTACCATGTCTGGTTCTGCCTGTACCATGTCTGGTTGTACCTGTACCATGTCTGGTTGTACCTGTACCAGGTCTGGTTGTACCTGTACCAGGTCTGGTTGTACCTGTACCAGGTCTGGTTGTACCTGTACCAGGTCTGGTTCTGCCTGTACCATGTCTGGTTGTACCTGTACCAGGTCTGGTTCTGCCTGTACCAGGTCTGGTTCTGCCTGTACCATGTCTGGTTCTGCCTGTACCATGTCTGGTTGTACCTGTACCAGGTCTGGTTGTACCTGTACCAGGTCTGGTTGTACCTGTACCAGGTCTGGTTCTGCCTGTACCATGTCTGGTTGTACCTGTACCAGGTCTGGTTCTGCCTGTACCAGGTCTGGTTCTGCCTGTACCATGTCTGGTTCTGCCTGTACCATGTCTGGTTGTACCTGTACCAGGTCTGGTTGTACCTGTACCATGTCTGGTTCTGCCTGTACCATGTCTGGTTCTGCCTGTACCAGGTCTGATTGTATTGAATTTACCAGTTCTGGTTCTCACTAACCCATGAGAACATCTTCCATCTGAAGGTCTTGTTCTCCATTGTCCTGTTCTTAGAGAACCTGTAGACCTAAAGTCAgatgaaacataaaaacagagttcagtcagtgaacagaaaatatctgcagCTTTATTAAATTCTGAAATTGCAGATGAAACACGAGAACATCTGGAAGCAGAACATGTGTTTCGTCCTGGCAACAGAGAGAAACACCAAGGAGACACCTGGAGACATGGAGGGACACATGGAGGACCGGATTAGCATGACCCGAGGACACGCAACACACTCAATAAAACACGCTGCAGCAGTAGAGATGGGTAATGGTGATATTATGGGATGTTCACTGATCGGGTGCAGATCAAACACTGTCTGCTGAACAGCTGCTctgatacacacacagacacacaatacaacacactTTGAAAAACACGACTTCAAGTTACTACAGAACAGCAGTTAAAGGAAGAAATGTGACGTCAGAACTCCATCTCAGACTAATGTTTAGCCTCTGATCTGCTGGTGGAGGCTAGTGAGACGTTCAGGAATATCTGGAAACTACAGCGTCTACTGatgactgtgaggcgtttagggaacatctggaaactgtAGCATCTATAGAGTCTCTTagccctggtgtcgtcctgtaagtcaaaattgacccattttaaagtttgaaaatgtggaaaaaatatctattttcacagtgaaacttctgatgtccacattttcaacatttttgggaaatttttgagcattttttggtggagaaaaaaaagtcaaaaaatgtttaagaacattcacaaaaaaaatcaaccgaaatccagagaatttcactggattttggttgattttttgtgaatgttcttaaagaaaatattagaagttttactgatatatatggaatcactttagatatttttaggatttttggaagatttttactcatttaaaaaatatttacaataattttcttgccaaatttgcgggattttttaaaataaaacttttaagggaaacttctaaagaattattggaattctcttcctgaaagttttgcaaattttcagaaatttattttttttttttgctgaatttctggaattttttcagacaaggaaacaatattttttggtgcccataaatgaagacagcaggagggttaagtctGATTCTGATTAATGTTTGAACAGAagcatgaaaacagcacatttatTTGAATGTCAAAGTGGAATTAAAGATGTTGTCTAAAATCAGTGGATAATCCTGATCTTAAACG includes the following:
- the LOC127530407 gene encoding calcium-binding and coiled-coil domain-containing protein 2-like, translated to MENKTFRWKMFSWVSENQNWQNQTWYRQNQTWYRYNQTWYRQNQTWYRYNQTWYRQNQTWYRYNQTWYRYNQTWYRYNQTWYRQNQTWYRQNQTWYRQNQTWYRYNQTWYRQNQTWYRYNQTWYRYNQTWYRYNQTWYRYNQTWYRYNQTWYRQNQTWYRQNQTWYRYNQTWYRYNQTWYRYNQTRYRQNQTRYRQNQTWYRQNQTWYRYNQTWYRQNQTWYRHNQTWYRYNQTWYR